AAAGCTCACGCTTTTCGCGTGCGGACGCCGACCTGGTCGCTCGCTGCCGCCGCGGCGATCAGTCGGCGTGGGACGAGATCGTGGACAAATACCAGCGACTGATATACGCCGTTCCGATGCGTGCAGGGCTTAGCGAAGAGCAGGCTGCGGACGTGTTTCAGGAGGTGTTTCTGACGCTGTTCAACAAGATCGACGAGATCGAACAGCCCGAGCTGCTGCGTTCGTGGATCGTCACCACCGCGAAATTCAAGACTTGGGGCATCATACGCGGCCAGAAAGGGAAATATCCGCCGGCCGACGAGGATGAGATGGAGAACGAGATGGCAAACCTCAAGGACTCGGCCCCGCTGCAGGACGAGATGCTGATCGAACTCGAACAGCAGCATCTGATCCGCCGGGCGCTTGCCACCCTCGAAGAAAAGTGCCGAAAAATGCTTTCTTTGCTTTACCTCAGAGAACCTGCGGCCAGCTATGCCGAGGTGGGCAAGGCAATAGGCGTCGGCGAGACCAGCATCAGCCCGCTGCGTTCGAGGTGTCTGAAGAAATTGGAAAAGATATTGCGAAGGTAAGTGTCTTTTTGCCGCGTTCAGCGGCACTGTATTAGCGAGTAGGGCAAACGGCCCGAAGGATAGTTTGGAATGAGCAGCCTGTTAGAACAAAGATTGGATAAGATCATCGGCTTGATGCGGAACGACCGCTCGACCGACGCGCCGGCTGACGCGATCATATACGCAAAAGGGCTGATGAGGTCGCGGATCACGGCTGCAGAGCCCGGCATAGTCGAACGCATCGTCGCCGTGCTCAAGATGCACCTGGAGCCGGGCAAGCCGGCATTCGGCGAGCGTTCTGCATCAGCCGCCTCGGCACGGCAGATGCTTTTTGATGCGGGTGCTTACGCGGTGGATATCCGCATAACGAAGGCCGGACGCAGTTACGAACTGCGGGGGCAGATCATAGGCGGCGAAACGTCGTCCGCCGAAATAAGGCTCACCAGAGGAAATAAGACACTGCAGACACGAACTGACGAGTTCGGAGGCTTTAGATTTGAAAAGCTGCCGGCCGGCGAATGCGAGATCGCTATCGTCCTCAGCGGCAAGGAACTCGTCATCCCGCAAATAACGGTCGAGTAGATCGGCCGCCCCGCATACGATCTTCGCAATTCCGGGCGGTGTCGGCTTAAAACATCGCCCCTTCATTAGCGTATTATCATTCCTGATGCGCAGATCGCAGTTGGCTGAAAGTTTGGCGGCGTCTCCTACGGCGAAGGGCCGCACAATTCTGCTCAGGCAAAACAGCAGGCTCGCCGACGCACGCCTCGCGGACGAGATACGCAAGCTCTGCTACAAAGCTTGGGCGAGCGATACGAAAAAAGTAAGGCCGCTAGCACGTGCGGTCGCATCACTGGCCAAGTTCAATAACGATCCAGCGATCTCTGCGACTGCGAACTGGACCGCCGGCATCGCTGCCATCACTTCCGGCCAATTCGAAAAGGCGGACGACAACCTCAAACGAGCTTCAGAATTATTTTCCGGCGGATCCTCGGCCGCTGAGTCCGCGGCGGTGAATGTCGCACGCCTGATCTGTTTGGCGATGTTGGGCCGCTACGATGAGGCGATCGAGATCGGGCAGAGCACCAAGAAGATATTTGCGTCGTTGGGCGACCACCTGGCAAAAGGCAAGGTCGAGATGAACCTCAGCAACATCTTTGCTCGCCGGGGCTCGTTCGACGATGCACTTCGTTACGGAACGGCCGCGCGGCTGAGTTTCCTGACAGCGAACGACCGGCGATGGCTGGTCATGGCTGAGAACAGCCTCGCCAACACGCTTGCGGACATAGGTCGCTACGGCGAGGCCGAGCAGATGTATGAATCGGCTTTGGCAAATGCCGCCGCCGGCAAAATGGACGTTACCGCGGCGGAGATCGAGGCGAGCATCGGTCATCTCGCGGTCATACGCAGCCGCTTTGCCCGCGCATTGCATTTTCTGGAGCGTTCCCGCGGCCGATATGACGAACTGAAAATGCCGCATCAGTCGGCCATCGCGGACCTTGAGATAGCCGATATTTACGCTGAGCTGGGACTGAGCAGCCAAGCCGTCGAGCTTTACCGCCGATCCGCCGCCGCATTTCGCAGGTTCAGGCTGCGGGCCGAAGAGGCTCGTGCCAGGCTGGCCTTGGGGCGGGCGCTTTCGGTTTCGCAGGCACGCGGAGCTGAAACGGAGCTTGCAGCCGCTGCCGGGCTTTTTGCAAAAGAAAAGAATAGTGGCGGTGTTGCCGCCGCCCATGCCGCATCAGCCGAAGACGCCCTGCGCCGCGGACTGCCCGAGCACGCGCTCGAAATGTTAGCTAAATTTCGGCGAACGGATATCGCGGACCCCAGGACACATGCTGCCGCCGCCCTTACCGAGGGCCGTACGATGCTGAGGCTCGGCCGCCGCAGGCCCGCGGCCAAGGCCGTTGAAAAGGCGTTGTCCGCCGCACGCGAGCACTCACTGGATGACCTAGTTCGTGCAGCGTATGAAGCTCTCGGCGAAATTCACGAGTCAGTCGATATCGATAAGGCCGTCTCATATCTCTACTCCGCCGTTGAGGCCGCCGAACGTGCGGGTAGCTCGGTCGCCGGGGCCGATCTGGGCCTTGCCGTCGCCGCAAAGAACGCCGAGTGTTACGATTCGCTGACAAAGCTGCTGCTGAAGCAGGGCAAGTACGAAGATGCGTTCAGAATTGTCGAAAGAGGCCGCAGCAGGGACCTTTTGAACGCGATGAGCGCAGGCACCGCCGGCCGCCGCAGTTCGAAATTGAAAGACGCCGCGAACGAAATGCGGCGCGAACTCAACCTGATCTATTCACGGCTGGCATCCGAAACAGGCGACGAGGCAGAGCGTCTTTCCGCCGCCGCGAAGCGCAAGGAAAAGGCACTTGCGGATATGGAAAGGCGGTCGAGCAGCCTGAACATTCAGGAAAAAGGTGTCCGAAGCATTAATGCCGGCCTCTCCGCAAACGACATCGTCAGCGCAATTGCCCGCGGTCGGACGCTGATCGAATATGTCGTTTTGGACGGCATGATCTCTGCGTTTTCGGTATCAAACGGCAAATTGCGGTATTTTGAGGGACTTGCGACGGCCGCTGAGGCAGCGGCATTGATGGACGAACTGCGGTTCGGTTTCGGAGCGATGCGTTACGGCGGCGAGTTCGCGGCGCGTTTCGCGGAGAGTATCAAGCAGCGGTCCGACGCCTGTCTTGCAAAACTGTACGGCCTGCTGATTCGGCCGTTGGAAGCCGTGCTGAGCAAAGAACTGCTGATCGTGCCGGCGGGCGTGCTGCATTACATTCCGTTCAACGCGTTGTTCGACGGTTCATCATATCTTGCAGAGAAATACACGGTGACCCTAGCGCCGAGTGCGTCGGTTTGGCATCGGCTTAAGAACCGCCGGCCCGCCGCGAACGGTGAGATGCTGATCATAGGTTACGCGGACGAAAAGATACCTCACGTGGATGCTGAGGTCGCCGCAATTGCGGCAACGGTCAAAGGTGCAGTGAGATTCAGCGGAAAGCGGGCGGCTTACGACGCATTCATGAACAACACTGCGGGCCGGGAATTTATACATCTGGCCTGTCACGCCGATTTTCGCAGCGACGACCCGTTCTATTCGGGCCTGCACCTGGCCGACGGCTGGGTGACGGTCCGAGACCTCGTATCCGAAAAGATCTCGGCACGGCTGGTTGTGCTGAGCGCGTGCGAAACGGGCATGAGTGACGTTCGGGCCGGCGATGAGGTGGTCGGGCTGTCGCGAGGGTTTCTGGCGGCCGGTGCATGCGGGCTCGCGGTCAGTCTGTGGGCCGTGAACGACCGTTCGACCGCCGAACTGATGAAACATCTCTACGCCGAATTGCAACGCGGTGCCACAGCGGCCGCATCACTAAGGCAGGCGCAGATGAAAATGATAGGACGCGGGCATTCGCCATACCATTGGGGAGCTTTCGTCTATTTGGGAAAATAATTTTTGCCCACAGTGTCTTTTCTTTGCGGTAAGATGCACTGTATGGGAAACGCCCGTCCGCAGACGCGCCATTCAGGCGGCCCGGCGGGCGAGATGAGGGGAACAGTGACGCCCAATAAATTACTAACAATTGCGATCGCACTTTTTGCTATAGCCTTGTCGCCTTTGCCGGCGGCCGCCGATAAGAATGCGGAAGGCGATTGTTCATGCGTTCCGGGTCAGGTCATCGTCCAGCTGGCAAATTCCGCTGACCTGAACGCCGTTGCGGCGCAGTACGGGCTGAGTTCGACGCCGATATCACAGGTCGCGGATCCATCGATCTATCTGATGAATATCACATCGGGCCAGACGCCCCAGCAGGTCGTCGCGGCGATGACAACGCCGGCCGATCCTCGCATCGTTTTTGCCGAGGTGAACCGAAAACTCTCAAATGCTGAACGCGAGGGCCTTTCGTGGACACAGGGCCGTTCGTGGGCCATTGGCCGTTCGTGGGCAATAGGCGGCAGCTCGAAAGGCTTTGGAAAGCAATATTTTCCGAGGCGAATTCGCCTCAACGAGGCATTTGCGGCGGCAGGGACACGAGGGCTGCGTATAGACAACGAAGCTCCCGTGGTCGTCGCGGTGATGGATACCGGCATCGACCTTTCGCATCCGGCTTTCGCGGGCCGGCTTGTACCGCAGTCGCAGATGTGGGATTTCGTCGATAACGACAATGACCCGAGCGAGGTCGGACAGCTGCGGCAAGATCCGTCCTACGGACACGGAACGCATGTGGCGGGCATAATCGCCCTGACGGTTCCCGATGCCAAGATAATGCCCATCCGCATTCTGGGGCCCGACGGTTCGGGCGAGCTGTGGCGTATCACCGCGGGCTTGATCTGGGCTGCCAATAACGGTGCGGACGTTGTGAATCTGAGCATTGGCTATCCGGAAAGGGTGCGGCTGCTGAAGGATCTGCTGGATTGCGTTGACGTCGGAACGACGCCGACCGGTACGACCTTTCCCGAGATCGGCACCAAAAGGCTTGCCGTCGCTGTGGCGTCGGGTAACGGCGGAAATTCCACAATGATCTATCCTGCCGCCGAACAGGCTGACGGCATGCTGTCTGTCGGGGCAAGCACCCGCTACGATTCACTGGCACCTTTCTCTTCTTACGAGCGTTCCTGGGTCGATGTCACGGCTCCCGGCGAGGACATCGTCAGTGCACTGCCGGGCGGGCGATACGGTGTTTGGTCCGGAACGTCGATGGCCGCTCCGATAGTCGCCGGCATAACGGCACTGGTCAAGGCACGATATCCGACCACGTTCCCGACGCCGCATGACCTGCTGGACCGCGTGAAGGAAACCGCAGTTGATAAACGATTCAATCTGCAGCCCTTCGGCGAGGTCCGGCTGAAACGCGTAGATGCGCTGTGTGCCGTTACCAATAACCAAAACTGCCCTATTCCTCAAAATGCAGGCCTATTCTCCGGCATCGAGGCGTTTTCTGTGAGATAGTCGTCGATCTTATCAGTTCACCCCGATCCGAAAGGAGGACGCAGAATTGATCTGCGTCTTCTTTTTTTTTCGCACCGTGTCTTTTTTGTCTGTCCCGCTGCACTGTAGCTATGACGACATTCGGCAAACCGAATTAAGAATCAAATGGCAGGTAAAAAAATGAATACGAATACAGTAAAGACAATGGCCTTTTACCTAAAGGCATCTGCGGTCGCACTCGGGATCGCTCTTTGGGCGTTCATGCCCGTGTTTATCGAAGCGATCAAAGCTCAGAGCGGAGTGCCGATCGTCGTACGCACGGCGATCCTAGCATCGCCGACCGGCAGCATAAATCCGCACGGCGATGCCGAATGGCAGCTCTACTCCAACGGTGACCGCGAGATCGAGGTCGAAGTGGAAGATACGAATTTTGGCACCGGAACTGCTCTCAATGCCGTGGTTGACGGCAATGTGATCGGCCAGATCTTTATCGAAAGCGACGGCCGCGGCAAGATCAAGCTGAAGACCAGCCTCGGACAGAACGTCCCGAATACCGTCGACGGCTCGACCGTCGCCGTAATGAACGGCTCAACGGTCGTCGTAGCGGGCGTATTCGGCGGCGGCGGTTCGACACCATCGCCAACGGCCTCGCCTTCCACATCGCCAACGGCTTCACCCTCGACATCGCCGACGACGTCGCCGACAGCGAGCCCGTCACCGTCCACATCACCGACCG
This sequence is a window from Acidobacteriota bacterium. Protein-coding genes within it:
- a CDS encoding sigma-70 family RNA polymerase sigma factor, which produces MTTSNTNEFESSRFSRADADLVARCRRGDQSAWDEIVDKYQRLIYAVPMRAGLSEEQAADVFQEVFLTLFNKIDEIEQPELLRSWIVTTAKFKTWGIIRGQKGKYPPADEDEMENEMANLKDSAPLQDEMLIELEQQHLIRRALATLEEKCRKMLSLLYLREPAASYAEVGKAIGVGETSISPLRSRCLKKLEKILRR
- a CDS encoding carboxypeptidase regulatory-like domain-containing protein, which gives rise to MSSLLEQRLDKIIGLMRNDRSTDAPADAIIYAKGLMRSRITAAEPGIVERIVAVLKMHLEPGKPAFGERSASAASARQMLFDAGAYAVDIRITKAGRSYELRGQIIGGETSSAEIRLTRGNKTLQTRTDEFGGFRFEKLPAGECEIAIVLSGKELVIPQITVE
- a CDS encoding CHAT domain-containing protein translates to MRRSQLAESLAASPTAKGRTILLRQNSRLADARLADEIRKLCYKAWASDTKKVRPLARAVASLAKFNNDPAISATANWTAGIAAITSGQFEKADDNLKRASELFSGGSSAAESAAVNVARLICLAMLGRYDEAIEIGQSTKKIFASLGDHLAKGKVEMNLSNIFARRGSFDDALRYGTAARLSFLTANDRRWLVMAENSLANTLADIGRYGEAEQMYESALANAAAGKMDVTAAEIEASIGHLAVIRSRFARALHFLERSRGRYDELKMPHQSAIADLEIADIYAELGLSSQAVELYRRSAAAFRRFRLRAEEARARLALGRALSVSQARGAETELAAAAGLFAKEKNSGGVAAAHAASAEDALRRGLPEHALEMLAKFRRTDIADPRTHAAAALTEGRTMLRLGRRRPAAKAVEKALSAAREHSLDDLVRAAYEALGEIHESVDIDKAVSYLYSAVEAAERAGSSVAGADLGLAVAAKNAECYDSLTKLLLKQGKYEDAFRIVERGRSRDLLNAMSAGTAGRRSSKLKDAANEMRRELNLIYSRLASETGDEAERLSAAAKRKEKALADMERRSSSLNIQEKGVRSINAGLSANDIVSAIARGRTLIEYVVLDGMISAFSVSNGKLRYFEGLATAAEAAALMDELRFGFGAMRYGGEFAARFAESIKQRSDACLAKLYGLLIRPLEAVLSKELLIVPAGVLHYIPFNALFDGSSYLAEKYTVTLAPSASVWHRLKNRRPAANGEMLIIGYADEKIPHVDAEVAAIAATVKGAVRFSGKRAAYDAFMNNTAGREFIHLACHADFRSDDPFYSGLHLADGWVTVRDLVSEKISARLVVLSACETGMSDVRAGDEVVGLSRGFLAAGACGLAVSLWAVNDRSTAELMKHLYAELQRGATAAASLRQAQMKMIGRGHSPYHWGAFVYLGK
- a CDS encoding S8 family serine peptidase codes for the protein MGNARPQTRHSGGPAGEMRGTVTPNKLLTIAIALFAIALSPLPAAADKNAEGDCSCVPGQVIVQLANSADLNAVAAQYGLSSTPISQVADPSIYLMNITSGQTPQQVVAAMTTPADPRIVFAEVNRKLSNAEREGLSWTQGRSWAIGRSWAIGGSSKGFGKQYFPRRIRLNEAFAAAGTRGLRIDNEAPVVVAVMDTGIDLSHPAFAGRLVPQSQMWDFVDNDNDPSEVGQLRQDPSYGHGTHVAGIIALTVPDAKIMPIRILGPDGSGELWRITAGLIWAANNGADVVNLSIGYPERVRLLKDLLDCVDVGTTPTGTTFPEIGTKRLAVAVASGNGGNSTMIYPAAEQADGMLSVGASTRYDSLAPFSSYERSWVDVTAPGEDIVSALPGGRYGVWSGTSMAAPIVAGITALVKARYPTTFPTPHDLLDRVKETAVDKRFNLQPFGEVRLKRVDALCAVTNNQNCPIPQNAGLFSGIEAFSVR